Proteins encoded by one window of Azospirillum brasilense:
- a CDS encoding long-chain-fatty-acid--CoA ligase has translation MTENLARRGGIGDDTPAHPWLAHYPEGIAWDQPIAVTPLAELFEEAARRYADRPCLDFLGRRYRYAEVLGLVNRAAKGFAALGVKPGVRVGLCLPNTPTYVIAYFAILKAGGTVVNYNPLYVERELEHQIEDSGTEIMVTLDLKQVYPRIEAMLDRTRLKTVVVCRMASILSPVKSVLFRVLKRSELASIPQDGRHVDFDALLANDGAMPPVRVDPRRDVAVLQYTGGTTGVPKGAMLTHANLVANARQVQAWFPGMALGEERMLAVLPFFHVFAMTVILNMGLAAGAELVMLPRFDTLQVLKTIARRKPTLLPGVPTMYKALLGHPDVARYPMRSIRYCISGGAPLPMELKRQFEEATGCVLVEGYGLSEASPVCACNPLTGVNKEGSIGLPLPGIMVQIRALDDPDRVLPPGEKGQVALSGPNVMAGYWNKDEESRRTIVGGWLFTGDVGVMDEDGYVFLLDRLKDLILCGGYNVYPRVIEEAIYQYPDVVAVCVIGIPDDYRGQSPKAFVQLKPGASLTAEQLKDFLRDKISRIEMPKRIEFRAELPKTAVGKLSKKELIAESLQQPEG, from the coding sequence ATGACCGAGAATCTTGCGCGCCGGGGCGGCATCGGCGACGACACGCCGGCCCATCCCTGGCTGGCCCATTACCCCGAGGGCATTGCCTGGGACCAGCCGATCGCCGTGACGCCTCTGGCCGAGCTGTTCGAGGAGGCCGCCCGCCGCTACGCCGACCGACCGTGCCTGGACTTCCTCGGCCGCCGCTACCGCTACGCGGAGGTGCTGGGGCTGGTGAACCGGGCGGCCAAGGGCTTCGCGGCGCTGGGGGTGAAGCCGGGGGTCCGGGTGGGGCTGTGCCTGCCGAACACGCCGACCTACGTGATCGCCTATTTCGCGATTCTGAAGGCCGGCGGCACGGTGGTGAACTACAACCCGCTCTATGTCGAGCGGGAGCTGGAGCACCAGATCGAGGATTCCGGGACCGAGATCATGGTCACGCTCGATCTGAAGCAGGTCTACCCGCGCATCGAGGCGATGCTGGACCGCACGCGGCTGAAGACGGTGGTCGTCTGCCGCATGGCCTCCATCCTGTCCCCGGTGAAGAGCGTGCTGTTCCGCGTCCTGAAGCGCAGCGAGCTGGCGAGCATCCCGCAGGACGGGCGGCATGTGGATTTCGACGCGCTGCTGGCCAACGACGGGGCGATGCCGCCGGTGCGGGTGGACCCGCGGCGCGACGTGGCGGTGCTGCAATACACCGGCGGAACCACCGGCGTGCCCAAGGGGGCGATGCTGACCCACGCCAACCTCGTGGCCAACGCCCGGCAGGTGCAGGCCTGGTTCCCCGGCATGGCGCTGGGGGAGGAGCGGATGCTCGCCGTCCTGCCCTTCTTCCACGTCTTCGCCATGACGGTGATCCTGAACATGGGGCTGGCGGCGGGGGCGGAGCTGGTCATGCTGCCGCGCTTCGACACGCTGCAGGTCCTGAAGACCATCGCGCGGCGCAAGCCCACCCTGCTGCCCGGCGTGCCGACCATGTACAAGGCACTGCTGGGCCATCCGGACGTGGCGCGTTACCCGATGCGGTCGATCCGCTACTGCATCTCCGGCGGGGCGCCGCTGCCGATGGAGCTGAAGCGCCAGTTCGAGGAGGCGACCGGCTGCGTGCTGGTCGAGGGTTACGGTCTCAGCGAGGCGTCGCCGGTCTGCGCCTGCAACCCGCTGACCGGGGTGAACAAGGAGGGCTCCATCGGCCTGCCGCTGCCCGGCATCATGGTGCAGATCCGCGCGCTGGACGATCCCGACCGCGTCTTGCCGCCCGGCGAGAAGGGGCAGGTCGCGCTGTCCGGCCCCAACGTCATGGCCGGCTATTGGAACAAGGACGAGGAGAGCCGGCGCACCATCGTCGGTGGCTGGCTGTTCACCGGCGACGTCGGGGTGATGGACGAGGACGGCTATGTCTTCCTGCTCGACCGGCTGAAGGACCTGATCCTCTGCGGCGGCTACAACGTCTATCCGCGCGTGATCGAGGAGGCCATCTACCAGTACCCCGACGTGGTCGCGGTCTGCGTCATCGGCATCCCCGACGACTACCGCGGCCAGAGCCCGAAGGCCTTCGTCCAGCTCAAGCCCGGCGCCAGCCTGACCGCGGAACAGCTCAAGGATTTCCTGCGCGACAAGATCTCGCGGATCGAGATGCCCAAGCGGATCGAGTTCCGCGCCGAGCTGCCCAAGACGGCGGTCGGCAAGCTGTCGAAGAAGGAGCTGATCGCCGAATCCCTGCAGCAGCCGGAGGGATAG
- a CDS encoding SCP2 sterol-binding domain-containing protein: MVEDILRELQSRSTSFRSLKADVRFALEDGEAVRVNARETPVAIAREDAGDADPDCTIRISAENLKKLMDGRLNPMLAFTMGKLKVDGSMGVAMKLAQLLDD; the protein is encoded by the coding sequence ATGGTTGAGGACATCCTGCGCGAACTCCAGTCCCGCTCCACCAGCTTCCGCAGCCTGAAGGCCGACGTCCGCTTCGCGCTGGAGGACGGCGAGGCGGTGCGGGTCAACGCCCGCGAGACGCCCGTCGCCATCGCGCGGGAGGATGCCGGGGACGCCGATCCCGACTGCACCATCCGCATCTCCGCCGAGAATCTGAAGAAGCTGATGGACGGGCGGCTGAATCCGATGCTGGCCTTCACCATGGGCAAGCTGAAGGTGGACGGCTCGATGGGCGTCGCCATGAAACTGGCGCAACTCCTCGACGACTGA
- a CDS encoding DUF6134 family protein, translated as MTHALRAALAAAGLLLSAAAAQAAEPRTLTYRILMGDDPVGTETVRLEPQGDVTKVAVTASTRVKVLFINFRYDHKREEVWKGRTLESMSAQTDDDGTPHAIRMTRSGVGYAVTVDGKTGQAGADALPLTLWTPEVLKRPTLLSVIDGKPYSVRSDLVSTETLTVGGHAVPAQHHRISGDVERDLWFDAQGTLLKTRFKRSGYDVTYILD; from the coding sequence ATGACGCACGCCCTGCGCGCGGCGCTGGCGGCCGCCGGCCTGCTGCTCTCCGCGGCCGCAGCCCAGGCCGCCGAGCCGCGCACGCTGACCTACCGGATTTTGATGGGCGACGATCCGGTCGGCACGGAAACCGTCCGGCTGGAGCCCCAGGGCGACGTGACCAAGGTCGCCGTCACCGCCTCGACGCGGGTGAAGGTGCTGTTCATCAACTTCCGCTACGACCACAAGCGGGAGGAGGTCTGGAAGGGCCGGACGTTGGAATCCATGAGCGCCCAGACCGACGACGACGGCACGCCTCACGCCATCCGCATGACGCGGAGCGGCGTCGGCTACGCCGTCACCGTGGACGGCAAGACCGGACAGGCCGGCGCCGACGCCCTGCCCCTCACGCTGTGGACCCCGGAGGTGCTGAAGCGCCCCACCCTGCTGTCGGTCATCGACGGCAAGCCCTACAGCGTGCGCAGCGACCTCGTCAGCACCGAGACGCTGACCGTCGGCGGGCACGCGGTGCCGGCGCAGCATCACCGCATCTCCGGCGACGTGGAGCGCGACCTGTGGTTCGACGCGCAGGGCACGCTGCTGAAGACCCGCTTCAAGCGCAGCGGCTACGATGTTACCTACATCCTGGACTGA
- a CDS encoding DUF1488 family protein yields the protein MPLFVFPDDPSWNEEADAVEFAVEVGEYHGRVFVPRRALQTLAGHLPKPDEALQYVCLNRPVFDKAVEARIMDRKLDPDANVHLTARDVRRVAP from the coding sequence ATGCCGCTGTTCGTGTTCCCCGACGACCCGTCCTGGAACGAGGAGGCCGACGCCGTGGAGTTCGCGGTGGAGGTCGGGGAGTATCACGGGCGGGTCTTCGTCCCGCGCCGCGCCCTGCAAACCCTCGCCGGCCATCTGCCGAAGCCGGACGAGGCGCTGCAGTATGTCTGCCTGAACCGCCCGGTCTTCGACAAGGCGGTGGAGGCCCGCATCATGGACCGCAAGCTGGACCCGGATGCGAACGTCCATCTGACGGCCAGGGATGTGCGGCGGGTGGCGCCGTAA
- a CDS encoding ABC transporter ATP-binding protein has protein sequence MSGAKVNGANVNGSAVIDLKGVAIGYGAEAPPVLVDVDLSIERGSFVAIVGPSGVGKSTLLRVVAGLHAARAGAVTIHETKKPGHRPVSLVFQDARLLPWRRVAKNVRFGLEGLPISTAEREERVAAALRLVRLDDYGRRWPYELSGGQRQRVGIARALAVDPDILLMDEPFGALDAITRHGLQDELLRIHRETGKTVLFVTHDLEEAVHLADRIIVLGGSPARIVQDVRNEPGRESGGFREQVEQLRSGIADNYSI, from the coding sequence GTGAGCGGCGCAAAAGTGAACGGCGCCAACGTGAACGGCTCCGCTGTGATCGACCTCAAGGGCGTCGCCATCGGCTACGGTGCCGAGGCCCCGCCGGTCCTCGTCGACGTCGATCTGTCCATCGAGCGCGGCAGCTTCGTCGCCATCGTCGGGCCGTCCGGCGTCGGAAAGTCCACGCTGCTGCGCGTCGTCGCCGGGCTGCACGCGGCGCGCGCCGGTGCCGTCACCATCCACGAGACCAAGAAGCCGGGTCACCGCCCGGTCAGCCTCGTCTTCCAGGACGCCCGTCTGCTGCCCTGGCGGCGGGTCGCCAAGAACGTCCGCTTCGGGCTGGAGGGGCTGCCGATCTCCACCGCCGAGCGGGAGGAGCGGGTGGCCGCCGCGCTGCGCCTCGTCCGGCTGGACGATTACGGGCGGCGCTGGCCTTATGAGCTGTCGGGCGGCCAGCGCCAGCGCGTCGGCATCGCCCGCGCCCTGGCCGTCGATCCCGACATCCTGCTGATGGACGAGCCGTTCGGCGCGCTCGACGCCATCACCCGGCACGGCCTTCAGGACGAGCTTCTGCGCATCCACCGGGAGACGGGCAAGACCGTGCTGTTCGTCACGCATGACCTGGAAGAGGCGGTGCATCTCGCCGACCGGATCATCGTGCTGGGCGGCAGCCCGGCGCGCATCGTCCAGGACGTGCGCAACGAGCCGGGCCGCGAGAGCGGCGGCTTCCGCGAGCAGGTGGAGCAGCTGCGGTCGGGGATCGCGGACAATTACAGTATTTGA
- a CDS encoding ABC transporter permease — protein sequence MRQPLKLHSSIALSALGVGAFLLAWEALARSGIVPAGLLPSPSAVPGAFLAEFRAGTWQAMVFASLSHYLSGLALGTVLGITFGTAAATWGVWDAFQAWVVRMLRPIPSIAWIPFAIIWFGVSKSAATFLIALTVFWINYYATYSAVRGVDKDLIELGHAFGQGGLIPRLFKIVLPGALPGILAGVRAGLGQGWMTVVAAELFGISGLGARMSDASGLLATHIVVLYMVTIAALYGVCDFLFMQVQQRVLAWQK from the coding sequence ATGCGTCAGCCGCTGAAGCTTCACAGTTCCATCGCCCTGTCGGCGCTCGGCGTCGGCGCTTTCCTGCTCGCCTGGGAAGCGCTGGCGCGCAGCGGCATCGTGCCCGCCGGGCTGTTGCCGTCGCCCAGCGCCGTGCCCGGCGCCTTCCTGGCGGAATTCCGGGCCGGAACCTGGCAGGCGATGGTCTTCGCCAGCCTGTCGCACTACCTGTCGGGGCTGGCGCTCGGCACCGTCCTGGGCATCACCTTCGGCACGGCGGCGGCGACCTGGGGCGTCTGGGACGCCTTCCAGGCCTGGGTGGTGCGCATGCTGCGCCCCATCCCGTCCATCGCCTGGATTCCCTTCGCCATCATCTGGTTCGGCGTCAGCAAGTCGGCGGCGACCTTCCTGATCGCCCTGACCGTCTTCTGGATCAACTACTACGCCACCTACAGCGCGGTGCGCGGGGTGGACAAGGACCTGATCGAACTCGGCCACGCCTTCGGGCAGGGCGGGCTGATTCCGCGCCTGTTCAAGATCGTCCTGCCCGGTGCGCTGCCGGGCATCCTGGCCGGCGTGCGCGCCGGGCTGGGGCAGGGGTGGATGACGGTGGTGGCGGCGGAGCTGTTCGGCATCTCCGGCCTGGGCGCGCGCATGTCCGACGCTTCCGGCCTGCTCGCCACGCACATCGTCGTGCTCTACATGGTCACCATCGCGGCGCTCTACGGCGTGTGCGACTTCCTGTTCATGCAGGTTCAGCAGCGGGTGCTGGCATGGCAAAAGTGA
- a CDS encoding ABC transporter substrate-binding protein — translation MTALTRRSAMLAVAAVASLTAASFTALTPGAARAADPVKLEVGYIPILAAAPLFILEGEGWAREAGIDLKLTKFESGPHAIQAMAAGKIDLLYAGVAPVLVARSKGADVSVIANSAVEEMVVASRGEFAKALGGKATAESIAKFVADSGRKVKIGTQPPGSVPDTVLRHWLFKVLKADPANLEIISMGIEKTQQALLAGALDAATIREPTVTVTQKVDPNVGLLATGAEMFPNQPGTVIAVRGAVAKEHGEALTRLLKAHIRAVDLIAKDPARSAKVANEYLGKGLMEPATLEAAFRSPGSKFVADPHGVVPAVEQMMAYAKEIGSAEGTIPVAEAFDFRFYDAAAAK, via the coding sequence ATGACCGCCCTGACCCGACGCTCCGCGATGCTGGCTGTGGCCGCCGTCGCGTCCCTGACCGCCGCGTCCTTCACCGCCCTGACGCCCGGCGCGGCCCGCGCCGCCGATCCGGTGAAGCTGGAGGTCGGCTACATCCCCATCCTCGCCGCGGCTCCGCTGTTCATCCTGGAAGGGGAAGGCTGGGCGCGCGAGGCGGGCATCGACCTGAAGCTGACCAAGTTCGAATCCGGCCCGCACGCCATCCAGGCGATGGCCGCCGGCAAGATCGACCTGCTCTACGCCGGCGTCGCCCCGGTTCTGGTCGCCCGCTCGAAGGGCGCCGACGTGTCGGTGATCGCCAACTCGGCGGTCGAGGAGATGGTCGTCGCCAGCCGTGGCGAGTTCGCCAAGGCGCTGGGCGGCAAGGCCACCGCGGAGTCCATCGCGAAGTTCGTTGCCGACAGCGGCCGCAAGGTGAAGATCGGCACGCAGCCGCCGGGCTCGGTCCCGGACACGGTGCTGCGGCACTGGCTGTTCAAGGTCCTGAAGGCCGACCCGGCCAACCTGGAGATCATCTCCATGGGCATCGAGAAGACCCAGCAGGCCCTGCTGGCCGGCGCCCTCGACGCCGCGACGATCCGTGAGCCGACGGTGACCGTGACCCAGAAGGTCGACCCGAACGTCGGTCTGCTCGCCACCGGCGCGGAGATGTTCCCGAACCAGCCCGGCACCGTCATCGCGGTCCGCGGCGCGGTCGCCAAGGAGCATGGCGAGGCGCTGACCCGCCTGCTCAAGGCGCACATCCGCGCCGTCGATCTGATCGCCAAGGACCCGGCCCGTTCCGCCAAGGTCGCCAACGAGTATCTCGGCAAGGGCCTGATGGAGCCGGCCACGCTGGAGGCCGCCTTCCGCTCGCCGGGCTCCAAGTTCGTTGCCGACCCGCACGGCGTGGTCCCGGCGGTCGAGCAGATGATGGCCTACGCCAAGGAGATCGGCTCCGCCGAGGGCACCATCCCGGTGGCGGAGGCGTTCGACTTCCGCTTCTACGACGCGGCCGCCGCGAAGTAA
- the cysC gene encoding adenylyl-sulfate kinase translates to MDIRNELNGQLRIVIVGHVDHGKSTLIGRLLNDTGSLPDGKVEQVHEMSRKRGMPFEWAFVMDALQAERDQGITIDTTQIHFKTEQRPYVIIDAPGHTEFLKNMVTGASQADAALLVIDAAEGALEQSRRHAFLLHLLGVRQVAVAVNKMDRVDFDQYRFEAVSQEIRAYLAELGLHTSTVIPIAARHGDNIVTRSDKAPWYEGPTVVEALDAFRPQQAPTELPLRFPLQDVYKPDDRRILAGRIESGRLRVGDTLRFSPTGATATVVSIEGWNHSQPIVAAQAGQSIGITLDKRIFAERGHIAHHEEGAPHVTHRLGVRAFWLTSEPLAVGKTYTLKITTGEHRVTVESITAVIDIEDLSSTPAKAVHRNEVAEVVLRSRSPIAVDLASALSRTGRGVLIDGHDVVGGCIVVEVDEGPAASTNTTEVSHAVTADERNAANGHKGGILWLTGLSGAGKSTLAMALERALFDRGWQVFVLDGDNVRNGLNAGLGFSAEDRAENIRRVAETAKLFADAGVLVIASLISPLQADRARARAIGGERFHEVYVAADLATCESRDPKGLYRRARAGEIPEFTGVSAPYEAPEAAELTIDTGTVTPVEALGELLDYVDGAFGRNALKRDRV, encoded by the coding sequence ATGGACATCCGGAACGAACTGAACGGCCAGCTCCGCATCGTCATCGTCGGCCATGTCGACCACGGCAAGTCGACGCTGATCGGGCGCCTACTGAACGACACCGGCAGCCTGCCCGACGGCAAGGTGGAGCAGGTCCACGAGATGAGCCGCAAGCGCGGCATGCCCTTCGAATGGGCCTTCGTGATGGACGCGCTCCAGGCCGAGCGCGACCAGGGCATCACCATCGACACCACGCAGATCCACTTCAAGACGGAGCAGCGCCCCTACGTCATCATCGACGCGCCGGGCCACACCGAGTTCCTGAAGAACATGGTGACCGGCGCCTCGCAGGCCGACGCCGCCCTGCTGGTGATCGACGCCGCCGAGGGTGCCTTGGAGCAGTCGCGGCGCCACGCCTTCCTGCTGCATCTGCTGGGCGTGCGCCAGGTGGCTGTCGCCGTCAACAAGATGGATCGCGTCGACTTCGACCAGTACCGGTTCGAGGCGGTGTCTCAGGAGATCCGCGCCTATCTGGCGGAACTCGGCCTGCACACCTCCACGGTGATCCCGATCGCGGCGCGCCACGGCGACAACATCGTCACCCGCTCCGACAAGGCGCCCTGGTACGAGGGACCGACCGTGGTCGAGGCGCTCGACGCCTTCCGCCCGCAGCAGGCGCCGACCGAACTGCCGCTGCGCTTCCCGCTGCAGGACGTCTACAAGCCCGACGACCGCCGCATCCTGGCGGGCCGCATCGAGAGCGGGCGCCTGCGCGTCGGCGACACGCTGCGCTTCTCGCCGACCGGCGCCACCGCCACGGTGGTCAGCATCGAAGGGTGGAACCACAGCCAGCCCATCGTCGCCGCCCAGGCCGGGCAGAGCATCGGCATCACGCTCGACAAGCGCATCTTCGCCGAGCGCGGCCACATCGCCCATCACGAGGAGGGGGCGCCGCACGTCACCCACCGGCTGGGCGTCCGCGCCTTCTGGCTGACCTCGGAGCCGCTGGCGGTCGGCAAGACCTACACGCTGAAGATCACGACGGGCGAGCACCGCGTGACGGTGGAGAGCATCACCGCCGTCATCGACATCGAGGATCTGTCGAGCACCCCGGCCAAGGCCGTCCACCGCAACGAGGTGGCCGAGGTCGTCCTGCGCTCCCGTTCCCCGATCGCCGTCGACCTCGCCTCGGCGCTGTCGCGCACCGGGCGCGGCGTGCTGATCGACGGCCACGACGTGGTCGGCGGCTGCATCGTCGTCGAGGTGGACGAGGGGCCCGCCGCTTCGACCAACACCACCGAGGTGTCGCACGCCGTCACCGCGGACGAGCGCAACGCCGCCAACGGCCACAAGGGCGGCATCCTCTGGCTGACCGGCCTGTCCGGGGCCGGCAAGTCCACGCTGGCCATGGCGCTGGAGCGGGCCTTGTTCGACCGCGGCTGGCAGGTCTTCGTGCTGGACGGCGACAATGTCCGCAACGGGCTGAACGCCGGGCTGGGCTTCTCGGCGGAGGACCGGGCGGAGAACATCCGCCGCGTCGCCGAGACGGCCAAGCTGTTCGCCGACGCGGGCGTGCTGGTCATCGCCTCGCTGATCTCGCCGCTTCAGGCCGACCGGGCGCGGGCGCGGGCCATCGGCGGCGAACGCTTCCACGAGGTCTATGTGGCCGCCGATCTCGCCACCTGCGAATCGCGCGACCCCAAGGGCCTCTACCGCCGGGCGCGCGCCGGGGAGATCCCGGAATTCACCGGCGTCTCCGCCCCCTATGAGGCCCCGGAGGCGGCGGAGCTGACCATCGACACCGGCACGGTCACCCCGGTGGAGGCGCTCGGCGAACTGCTCGACTATGTGGACGGCGCTTTCGGTCGGAACGCCCTGAAGCGCGACCGGGTGTAA
- the cysD gene encoding sulfate adenylyltransferase subunit CysD, giving the protein MTADLDYLESQSIYILREAYNRIDKLALLWSIGKDSNVLLWLCRKAFFGRVPFPVVQLDTAMELQEVYDFRDRIAGEWDLDLRVEQCPPEADMDQTLPPLTRAAARKTEGLKNLLRNGKYQGIMVGIRRDEQATRAKERVFSPRSLEGDWDVKDQPAEFWDHYKTRFDEGTHVRIHPLLHWTELDIWRYSKREGIPIVPLYFAKDGKRYRSLGEKNITFPVDSTAGTIDEIIAELVVTRIPERAGRAMDNEAEDSFERLRSSGYM; this is encoded by the coding sequence ATGACCGCCGATCTCGATTACCTTGAGAGCCAGAGCATCTACATCCTCCGCGAGGCCTACAACCGCATCGACAAGCTGGCTCTGCTGTGGTCGATCGGAAAGGACAGCAACGTCCTGCTCTGGCTCTGCCGCAAGGCGTTCTTCGGGCGCGTGCCGTTCCCGGTCGTCCAGCTCGACACCGCGATGGAGCTGCAGGAGGTCTACGACTTCCGCGACCGCATCGCCGGCGAGTGGGACCTCGACCTGCGGGTGGAGCAGTGCCCGCCGGAAGCGGACATGGACCAGACCCTGCCGCCGCTGACCCGCGCCGCCGCCCGCAAGACGGAGGGGCTGAAGAACCTGCTCCGCAACGGCAAGTACCAGGGAATCATGGTCGGCATCCGCCGCGACGAGCAGGCGACCCGCGCCAAGGAGCGCGTCTTCTCTCCCCGTTCGCTGGAAGGCGACTGGGACGTGAAGGACCAGCCGGCGGAGTTCTGGGACCATTACAAGACCCGCTTCGACGAAGGCACCCACGTCCGCATCCACCCGCTGCTGCATTGGACCGAGCTGGACATCTGGCGCTATTCCAAGCGCGAGGGGATTCCCATCGTCCCGCTGTACTTCGCCAAGGACGGCAAGCGCTACCGCTCGCTGGGTGAGAAGAACATCACCTTCCCGGTGGACAGCACCGCCGGCACCATCGACGAGATCATCGCCGAACTAGTCGTGACCCGCATTCCGGAGCGCGCCGGCCGCGCCATGGACAACGAGGCCGAGGACAGCTTCGAGCGCCTGCGCAGCTCGGGCTACATGTAA
- a CDS encoding phosphoadenylyl-sulfate reductase, producing MLDGHAQAVKIDRVADLTERYGRLDGAVLLNALLRDEFDGRVAVVSSFGTESAVLLALAAEADPSFPVLFVDTGKLFGETLRYRDKLVSALGLTGVRTIGPTDADLAAGDPDGLLFTRSHDACCHLRKTVPLDRALEGFDAWVTGRKRFQASTRAALPLFEAEEGTGRIKINPLAHWDRERIEQEFARRNLPRHPLEADGFLSIGCFTCTERVAPGADPRSGRWAGTAKTECGIHTFKKTGTAQ from the coding sequence ATGCTTGATGGACATGCTCAGGCTGTGAAAATCGACCGCGTGGCCGATCTGACCGAACGTTACGGACGGCTGGACGGGGCGGTTCTTCTGAACGCCCTTCTGCGTGATGAATTCGATGGCCGCGTCGCCGTGGTTTCGTCCTTCGGAACGGAATCGGCGGTGCTGCTCGCCTTGGCGGCGGAGGCCGATCCGTCCTTTCCGGTTCTCTTCGTCGACACGGGGAAGTTGTTCGGGGAAACGCTGCGCTACCGCGACAAGCTGGTGTCCGCGCTCGGCCTGACCGGTGTGCGCACGATCGGCCCGACCGACGCGGATCTGGCGGCGGGGGACCCCGACGGCCTTCTGTTCACCCGCTCGCATGACGCCTGTTGCCATCTGCGCAAGACGGTGCCGCTGGACCGTGCCCTGGAGGGTTTCGACGCCTGGGTGACCGGGCGCAAGCGCTTCCAGGCCTCCACACGCGCCGCCCTTCCCCTGTTCGAGGCGGAGGAGGGCACGGGCCGCATCAAGATCAACCCGCTCGCCCACTGGGACCGCGAGCGGATCGAGCAGGAATTCGCGCGGCGCAACCTGCCGCGCCACCCGCTTGAGGCCGACGGCTTCCTGTCCATCGGCTGTTTCACCTGCACCGAGCGCGTCGCTCCCGGTGCTGACCCGCGGTCGGGCCGCTGGGCCGGAACCGCCAAGACCGAATGCGGCATTCACACCTTCAAGAAGACCGGAACCGCACAATGA
- a CDS encoding precorrin-2 dehydrogenase/sirohydrochlorin ferrochelatase family protein — translation MIPVALDPAHVRIALVGQGPLAKRRLAQLLDGGAAPAVYSPEPDAELIALAGAALRRALPSPADLEGVQVLFVVGIDEPTAESLARQARDRSILVNVEDVIPLCDFHAPSVIRRGDLLMTVSTGGKSPALAQVLRERLETLFPAVWADRLAELAALRDRLRAMGAKGPEVLRACRDLIAAKGWLP, via the coding sequence GTGATCCCGGTCGCGCTCGATCCGGCGCATGTGCGGATCGCGCTGGTCGGCCAGGGGCCGCTGGCGAAGCGCCGTCTCGCGCAGTTGCTGGACGGCGGCGCGGCACCGGCGGTCTATTCACCGGAACCGGATGCGGAATTGATCGCCCTCGCGGGAGCGGCCCTGCGCCGCGCCCTGCCCTCGCCCGCCGACCTGGAGGGCGTGCAGGTGCTGTTCGTCGTCGGCATCGACGAACCCACCGCGGAGTCGCTGGCCCGTCAGGCACGCGACCGCAGCATCCTGGTCAATGTCGAGGATGTGATTCCGCTCTGTGATTTCCACGCGCCGTCTGTGATACGTCGCGGCGACCTTCTCATGACCGTCTCCACCGGGGGCAAAAGCCCGGCGCTGGCCCAGGTGCTCCGCGAACGGCTGGAAACGCTGTTCCCCGCCGTCTGGGCGGACCGGCTGGCGGAACTCGCCGCGCTCCGCGACCGCCTGCGCGCCATGGGCGCCAAGGGACCCGAGGTGCTGCGCGCCTGCCGGGATCTGATCGCCGCCAAAGGATGGCTGCCATGA
- the cobA gene encoding uroporphyrinogen-III C-methyltransferase: MIASSLLSRLPTFEPGSVWLAGAGPGDPGLLTLLAAKALGEADAIVHDALVGGGILEAANPDALLVDMGKRAGHPSPKQEAINARLVELAREGRRVLRLKGGDPFVFGRGGEECLALAEAEIPFRVVPGVTAGIGGLAYAGIPVTHRGFGTTATFVTGHDKAGGLPADLDWDVLARMPGALVFYMALGTIGTIAERLEAAGKPPMTPVAIVSSASTEAQSVIETNLAHCARDVVRLQAKRPAIVVVGEVVRLRALIGAWQQTTGQNPFPTAVSA; encoded by the coding sequence ATGATCGCATCGTCTCTTCTGTCGCGCCTGCCCACCTTCGAACCGGGCAGCGTCTGGCTGGCCGGAGCCGGCCCCGGCGATCCGGGCCTGCTGACCCTGCTGGCCGCCAAGGCGCTGGGCGAGGCCGACGCCATCGTCCACGACGCGCTGGTCGGCGGCGGCATCCTGGAGGCCGCCAACCCCGACGCCCTTCTGGTGGACATGGGCAAGCGGGCCGGCCATCCCTCCCCCAAGCAGGAGGCGATCAACGCCCGGCTGGTGGAGCTGGCGCGCGAAGGCCGGCGGGTGCTGCGGCTGAAGGGCGGCGATCCCTTCGTCTTCGGGCGTGGCGGCGAGGAGTGCCTGGCGCTGGCCGAGGCCGAGATCCCCTTCCGCGTGGTGCCCGGCGTCACCGCCGGGATCGGCGGGCTGGCCTACGCCGGCATCCCGGTGACCCATCGCGGCTTCGGCACCACCGCGACCTTCGTCACCGGCCACGACAAGGCCGGCGGTCTGCCCGCCGACCTGGACTGGGACGTCCTGGCGCGGATGCCCGGCGCGTTGGTGTTCTATATGGCGCTGGGCACCATTGGGACCATCGCCGAGCGGCTCGAAGCCGCCGGCAAGCCGCCGATGACCCCGGTCGCCATCGTGTCGAGCGCCAGCACCGAGGCGCAGAGCGTCATCGAGACCAATCTTGCCCATTGCGCGCGGGACGTCGTGCGGCTACAGGCCAAGCGCCCCGCGATCGTCGTGGTCGGCGAGGTCGTGCGGCTGCGTGCCCTGATCGGCGCGTGGCAGCAGACCACCGGCCAGAACCCGTTTCCCACCGCCGTGTCGGCGTGA